A genomic stretch from Criblamydia sequanensis CRIB-18 includes:
- a CDS encoding FkbM family methyltransferase gives MEVNRLTETRYGKMLYNKNDTIIGKSLELYGEWYQSELDFLKKFIPKGASCLDIGANIGTHTLFFADAVGENGVVIAFEPQRLIFQLLLANIAINNVLNVFACQMALGDVMGRVKLVPVNYLTPGNFGGVSVEKREEGLNFFNSVEEVPIDHLNLKKVDLIKIDVEGYETRVLEGGKKTIEKLRPLLYVENHIEKYSKGVIEKIQSFDYDVYEHLAPGFNPNNFKNNPNNSLHGAYKETNIFCIPKEKMFEVPLKKL, from the coding sequence ATGGAAGTTAACCGCCTAACCGAGACTCGGTACGGGAAGATGCTGTATAATAAAAATGACACCATCATAGGAAAGAGTTTAGAGCTCTATGGCGAATGGTATCAATCGGAATTAGATTTTTTAAAAAAATTTATTCCAAAAGGAGCGAGCTGTCTTGATATTGGAGCCAATATAGGAACGCACACCCTTTTCTTTGCTGACGCTGTTGGGGAAAATGGAGTCGTGATCGCTTTTGAGCCGCAGCGTCTGATTTTCCAATTGCTTCTTGCAAATATTGCAATAAACAATGTGTTAAATGTTTTCGCCTGTCAAATGGCCTTAGGAGATGTTATGGGGCGTGTTAAGCTTGTCCCTGTCAATTATCTAACCCCCGGTAATTTCGGGGGTGTCAGTGTTGAAAAAAGAGAAGAAGGGCTTAATTTTTTTAACTCGGTTGAAGAAGTCCCAATCGATCATTTGAATTTAAAAAAAGTTGATCTAATAAAAATTGATGTAGAGGGGTATGAAACCAGGGTTTTAGAGGGCGGGAAAAAGACTATCGAAAAGCTAAGGCCTCTTCTCTATGTAGAAAATCATATTGAGAAATATTCTAAAGGTGTTATTGAAAAGATCCAATCTTTTGACTATGATGTTTATGAACATTTAGCCCCGGGCTTTAATCCGAATAATTTTAAAAATAATCCAAATAACAGCCTGCATGGGGCTTATAAGGAAACAAATATTTTTTGCATCCCCAAGGAAAAAATGTTCGAAGTTCCTTTAAAAAAGCTATAA
- a CDS encoding GNAT family N-acetyltransferase → MDFEIFSDHLLLRTPLSNDEECLHAFDERNKAHLSKWETITHTKSEDYETLLRNWKKEQEEGKSLRFLIFRKNEYDKLIGLCNFTQIFRASFQACYLGYKIDLKEEGKGVMYEALKKLIPFILEDIGLHRIMANYMPGNLRSASLLNRLGFRIEGFAKNYLKINERWEDHVLTALSKEDWDNRKEGHFFELSNGIREIGLGDLVPLVSLIGQLGYPIDAGSMEDNIKAYSSLPHLKAWVIERSGKVVGVLSLAVTESFHRRGRSARILSLVIDEAHRRLKLGEALIKVAEEYAKSKGCSYLELTSGMHRKPAHQFYRSLGFDELNDLKKYYAKKL, encoded by the coding sequence ATGGATTTTGAAATCTTTTCTGATCATTTGCTTTTAAGAACGCCCCTTTCAAACGATGAGGAATGCCTCCATGCCTTTGATGAGAGAAATAAAGCCCATTTATCGAAGTGGGAAACGATCACCCATACCAAGAGTGAAGACTATGAAACTCTTCTAAGAAATTGGAAAAAAGAGCAAGAAGAGGGCAAATCACTTCGTTTTTTAATATTCCGAAAAAATGAATACGACAAACTTATTGGTCTTTGCAACTTTACGCAAATATTTAGAGCCTCCTTTCAAGCCTGCTATTTAGGGTATAAAATCGATCTGAAGGAAGAAGGGAAAGGGGTCATGTATGAGGCCTTGAAAAAGTTGATCCCTTTTATTCTAGAGGACATCGGTTTGCATCGTATTATGGCGAATTACATGCCGGGTAATTTGAGGAGCGCAAGTCTTCTTAATCGTCTTGGTTTTAGAATAGAAGGCTTTGCCAAAAACTATTTAAAAATTAATGAAAGATGGGAAGATCATGTGCTGACAGCCCTTTCCAAAGAGGATTGGGATAATCGAAAAGAAGGTCATTTTTTTGAGCTTTCTAATGGCATTCGTGAAATTGGTTTAGGTGATCTTGTTCCTTTAGTGTCCCTTATAGGCCAATTGGGCTATCCGATCGATGCTGGCTCAATGGAAGATAATATTAAGGCTTATAGCAGTTTGCCTCATTTAAAAGCTTGGGTGATTGAAAGATCCGGGAAGGTAGTTGGAGTTTTATCCCTTGCCGTCACAGAAAGCTTTCACAGAAGAGGAAGGAGCGCTCGGATCCTTTCACTTGTAATTGATGAAGCCCATCGGAGGTTAAAATTAGGGGAGGCGCTTATAAAAGTTGCGGAAGAGTATGCTAAGTCCAAGGGATGCTCCTATTTAGAGCTCACAAGCGGTATGCATAGGAAGCCCGCCCATCAGTTTTATAGGTCCCTTGGATTTGATGAATTGAATGATCTAAAAAAATATTATGCCAAAAAACTCTAA
- a CDS encoding ABC transporter permease, with product MEQIGAIVEADIRKLSHDPFELLTRMIQPAIWLLIFGQAMAKTKAVPTGSLSYLDYIAPGILAQSILFIAIFYGIALIWERDMGILHKILVTPAPRSILVIGRALAAGIRGLSQIFIIYVISLFLGIHIRFDLTALLGVVVTVMLGGAIFSTFSLIIAAIVKKRERFMGIGQVLTMPLFFASNALYPIEMMPDWLKTLSKINPLTYQVNALRNFMITGSSTVYELANDFAVCILAFLILVVIATKIYPKILY from the coding sequence ATGGAGCAAATTGGAGCCATCGTTGAAGCGGACATTCGAAAATTAAGCCATGATCCTTTTGAGCTTTTGACCCGAATGATTCAACCGGCTATCTGGCTTCTTATATTCGGCCAGGCAATGGCTAAAACAAAAGCTGTACCCACAGGATCCCTCTCTTACTTAGACTACATCGCGCCGGGTATTTTAGCGCAAAGCATTCTCTTTATCGCGATTTTTTATGGCATTGCCCTTATTTGGGAAAGAGACATGGGGATCTTGCATAAGATTTTAGTCACACCTGCCCCTAGAAGTATTTTAGTGATAGGAAGAGCTCTTGCTGCAGGAATTAGGGGGCTCTCGCAAATTTTTATTATTTACGTCATATCCTTATTTCTTGGCATCCATATACGCTTTGATCTTACTGCCCTTCTTGGGGTGGTTGTAACCGTAATGCTTGGAGGAGCCATTTTTTCAACATTTTCTTTGATCATCGCAGCTATTGTAAAAAAAAGAGAGCGCTTTATGGGGATTGGCCAGGTTCTGACAATGCCTTTATTTTTTGCAAGCAACGCCCTTTACCCGATTGAGATGATGCCTGATTGGCTTAAAACCTTATCCAAAATCAATCCTTTAACTTATCAAGTGAATGCCTTAAGAAATTTTATGATAACCGGCAGCTCGACCGTCTATGAACTTGCCAATGACTTTGCAGTCTGCATTTTGGCGTTTTTAATTCTCGTTGTGATAGCAACTAAAATCTATCCGAAAATCCTTTATTAG
- a CDS encoding ATP-binding cassette domain-containing protein, with translation MPSPYSIEVDRLSHAYQMKMAVDQISFKVKTGSIFGLLGPNGAGKSTTIKMLTTLLPATSGTASIVGYDIVKEPAKVRENIGYVPQLLSADGELTAYENLSLSAKLYGISRETRIKRIREVLEFMGLAEVSNDLVKSFSGGMIRRLEIASSLLHEPRVLFLDEPTVGLDPAARKLLWRHIQEWRTQFQTTILMTTHDMDEADNQCDIVAFMYQGHIVAMDSPQKLKTSLGPKSTLDDVFILHTGSSIKESGDYANVKQTRNTISHL, from the coding sequence ATGCCCAGTCCATATTCCATAGAAGTTGATCGTTTAAGCCATGCTTATCAGATGAAAATGGCGGTGGATCAAATTTCTTTTAAAGTAAAAACCGGTTCTATTTTTGGGCTTCTTGGTCCCAATGGAGCCGGAAAAAGCACCACCATTAAAATGCTGACAACTTTATTGCCTGCAACCTCAGGAACCGCTTCTATTGTAGGCTATGATATTGTAAAAGAGCCTGCAAAAGTTCGGGAAAATATTGGTTATGTGCCGCAGCTTCTTTCAGCTGATGGAGAATTAACCGCTTATGAAAATCTTTCTCTCTCGGCTAAACTATATGGAATTTCAAGAGAAACGAGAATTAAACGGATTAGGGAAGTTCTTGAGTTTATGGGTCTTGCTGAAGTTTCAAATGACCTTGTAAAAAGCTTTTCAGGGGGTATGATAAGAAGGCTTGAGATAGCTTCAAGCTTATTGCATGAACCAAGAGTTCTATTCCTCGATGAGCCGACAGTAGGACTTGATCCTGCCGCAAGAAAGCTTCTTTGGAGGCATATTCAAGAATGGCGCACCCAATTTCAAACCACCATTTTAATGACCACTCATGATATGGATGAAGCCGATAATCAGTGTGATATTGTAGCTTTCATGTATCAAGGACATATTGTCGCTATGGACAGCCCGCAAAAATTGAAGACAAGCCTTGGACCCAAATCAACGCTTGACGATGTTTTTATTTTACATACGGGGTCCTCCATAAAAGAATCCGGAGATTATGCCAATGTCAAACAAACCCGAAACACCATTTCACACTTATAA
- a CDS encoding DUF885 domain-containing protein, whose protein sequence is MLALSHEAGFKTVTAISERRHEESAKEETKSPKEILHLEALILFSHNKKDEALKLLSKESLDYTPAWMQERPDNIQDFFDKMTIALLSSKPQKLAFLGLFDSLGIKDANQFLDEISKAGIEKDLAIKKQLLEVLKTYETHKLSENELISYKIFLWFLENEAASEKFCFHPFRINQLNGTLQNLMEAFTEFHKLEVLEDFENYLIKLKALPHQVQEAMDLMSYQKTLRIIPPTMVLIKSANIAIEMASPVEENIFYKTFAEALKRGKFQDSSTWIAKLEAILKEKVIPIFEELKSHCLDLVKDSDWNSGASSLPDGKEYYASRLRFHTTTSHSAEEIHALGESEVVKIHKELRELLAEEGFSDENKSVCELLQLFGKQKNFYFSNDSVGREKCLQKFQAILDRSRVFFEDYFDKKPSYPLEIRPVPKEKEEGAPGAYYYQPSLDGTRLGSFFANLRNMKEMPTYLMPTLTIHEGEPGHHFQLALQSEINLPLFRKIGEYTGYVEGWALYTEKLAYEEGFFEINADKIGHLTDELLRAARLVVDTGIHHYKWTRDKAIDYLSFATGYELSASVTEVDRYFVLPGQACAYKIGQLKIMELREKAKKELGSHFDIREFHNAVLELGAAPLEILEEVIHDYISKIKKRKLSLV, encoded by the coding sequence ATGCTAGCTTTAAGCCATGAAGCAGGATTTAAAACCGTAACTGCAATTTCAGAGCGCCGGCATGAAGAAAGTGCGAAGGAAGAAACAAAAAGCCCTAAAGAAATCCTTCACTTAGAAGCGTTGATCCTTTTTTCCCATAATAAGAAAGATGAAGCTTTAAAATTACTTTCAAAAGAATCTTTAGATTATACGCCCGCCTGGATGCAAGAAAGGCCCGATAACATTCAAGATTTTTTTGATAAGATGACAATCGCCCTTCTTTCCAGCAAACCCCAAAAATTAGCTTTTCTTGGACTTTTTGATTCGCTAGGAATTAAAGACGCTAACCAATTCTTAGATGAAATTTCAAAAGCCGGCATAGAAAAAGACTTAGCTATTAAAAAGCAGCTTCTAGAAGTTTTAAAAACCTATGAAACACATAAATTAAGCGAAAATGAGCTTATTTCCTATAAAATATTTCTTTGGTTTTTAGAAAATGAAGCAGCCTCTGAAAAATTCTGTTTTCATCCCTTTAGAATTAATCAATTGAATGGAACTCTTCAAAACCTAATGGAAGCCTTTACAGAGTTCCATAAGCTTGAGGTTTTGGAAGATTTTGAAAATTATCTAATAAAACTAAAAGCACTCCCACATCAAGTTCAAGAGGCTATGGATTTAATGAGCTACCAAAAAACTTTAAGGATCATACCTCCGACAATGGTCCTTATAAAATCTGCGAATATCGCTATTGAAATGGCTTCTCCTGTGGAGGAAAACATTTTTTATAAAACATTTGCGGAGGCTTTAAAAAGAGGAAAATTTCAAGATTCTTCAACTTGGATTGCTAAATTAGAAGCCATTCTTAAGGAAAAAGTGATTCCTATTTTTGAAGAGCTTAAATCGCATTGTCTTGATCTTGTCAAGGATTCTGATTGGAATTCTGGGGCCTCTTCTCTTCCTGATGGAAAAGAGTATTACGCCTCGAGGTTACGCTTTCATACCACGACTTCCCATTCAGCTGAGGAAATTCATGCCTTGGGAGAATCCGAGGTTGTAAAAATTCATAAGGAGCTAAGAGAACTTTTAGCTGAAGAAGGCTTTTCTGATGAGAATAAAAGCGTATGCGAGCTTTTGCAGCTTTTTGGCAAGCAAAAGAATTTTTATTTTTCGAATGATTCTGTCGGCCGGGAAAAATGTTTGCAAAAATTTCAAGCCATTTTAGACAGATCAAGGGTCTTTTTTGAAGACTATTTTGATAAAAAACCTTCTTATCCTCTTGAAATTAGGCCTGTCCCAAAGGAAAAAGAAGAAGGAGCCCCGGGAGCTTATTACTACCAACCAAGTCTTGATGGAACAAGACTTGGCTCTTTTTTTGCAAATTTGCGGAACATGAAAGAAATGCCAACTTATCTTATGCCCACCCTCACCATTCACGAAGGAGAGCCCGGACATCATTTTCAACTCGCTCTTCAAAGTGAAATAAATCTTCCTCTATTTCGAAAAATAGGAGAGTATACCGGCTATGTAGAAGGCTGGGCTCTTTACACTGAAAAGCTTGCTTATGAGGAAGGTTTTTTTGAAATCAATGCCGATAAGATTGGCCATCTTACAGATGAGCTTTTAAGAGCTGCAAGACTTGTTGTGGATACCGGCATCCATCATTACAAATGGACTCGAGATAAAGCTATCGACTACTTAAGTTTTGCAACAGGTTATGAACTAAGTGCCAGTGTGACAGAAGTGGATAGATATTTTGTCCTTCCAGGTCAAGCTTGCGCGTACAAAATAGGTCAATTAAAAATCATGGAACTTCGAGAGAAAGCTAAAAAAGAGCTGGGAAGCCATTTTGACATTCGCGAATTCCATAATGCAGTTTTAGAATTGGGAGCTGCTCCCCTAGAGATCCTTGAAGAAGTGATCCATGACTACATTTCTAAAATAAAAAAAAGAAAACTTTCACTTGTCTAA
- a CDS encoding alpha/beta hydrolase produces the protein MSPLIENYLRGSQSIQSYDSINLPEFRRNFRENQKLVNQKAPRFNLQIKDEHVLLAEGKKVAVRTYTNFLRNNEPLLIFLHGGGFVFGDLETIDIFCREIAHYSKCSVISIEYPLAPENPYPIAIDTIYQTLLAVFKDLPRRRIQSDRVFIGGSSAGATLAAAIALMARDRNGPHLKGQILLCPMMDTSFNTVSHEENAKGYNLTTDHCRWFYSKYCKDFLSRKDPYLAPLHATDFKGLPKALVVTAEFDPLRDEGRIYAEKLEEAKVPSLELCYRGMIHGFFTLPLDLDEKWQVLKQIGMFIDE, from the coding sequence TTGTCTCCTTTAATTGAAAACTATTTAAGAGGCTCTCAATCAATACAGAGCTATGATTCGATAAACCTGCCCGAGTTTAGAAGAAATTTTCGAGAAAACCAAAAGCTCGTTAATCAAAAAGCCCCGCGCTTTAATCTTCAGATCAAAGATGAACATGTCCTTTTAGCTGAAGGCAAAAAGGTGGCTGTAAGAACCTATACTAATTTTTTAAGAAACAATGAACCTTTGCTCATTTTCCTCCACGGCGGAGGATTCGTATTCGGAGATTTGGAAACGATCGATATTTTTTGCCGGGAAATCGCTCACTATTCAAAATGTAGTGTGATTTCAATTGAGTATCCTTTAGCGCCGGAAAACCCGTACCCTATTGCCATTGATACCATTTATCAAACGCTTCTTGCCGTTTTTAAAGATCTTCCAAGAAGAAGGATTCAAAGCGATCGGGTTTTTATCGGGGGTTCAAGCGCCGGCGCCACCTTGGCTGCAGCTATTGCTTTAATGGCAAGAGATAGAAACGGACCCCATTTAAAAGGGCAAATCCTCTTATGCCCCATGATGGATACGAGTTTTAATACCGTCTCTCATGAGGAGAATGCCAAAGGGTATAATTTAACTACCGATCATTGCCGATGGTTTTATTCAAAATATTGTAAAGATTTTCTATCAAGGAAAGATCCCTATTTGGCGCCTCTTCATGCGACAGATTTCAAAGGGTTGCCGAAGGCGTTGGTTGTGACCGCAGAATTTGACCCTCTCAGAGATGAGGGCAGAATTTATGCTGAGAAACTTGAAGAGGCGAAGGTCCCCTCTCTTGAACTATGCTATAGGGGGATGATTCATGGGTTTTTTACCTTGCCTCTTGATTTGGATGAAAAATGGCAAGTCCTAAAACAAATCGGAATGTTTATTGACGAGTAA
- a CDS encoding alpha/beta fold hydrolase, with product MPYKPLLCFIGLFILFCSCERSVEVKREKISGIELAYYTRGTGEPLIMIMGFKGTMGEWDPALLETLEKKYTLILFDNRGAGLSSDSVENHTSISQMADDTVQLIKSLGYSKAHILGWSMGSRIAMAIAMKYPESVDTLILSSPNPGGSHIAKRTTDDFKRLTKAESKEEILSLLFPDSEEGKLAASELNKRLKVAVMDGESPNDFEIPPRTVERQKQAMENWDQNNEIFDELAKINRPTLVTGGLADRIDPIENVRIVASQIPYAWAAYFPFAGHYFISQDYINFSELLFAFTEAHKQKSENQLNK from the coding sequence ATGCCTTATAAACCCCTCTTATGCTTTATTGGTCTTTTTATTTTATTTTGTTCTTGCGAGAGATCGGTAGAAGTCAAGAGGGAGAAAATTTCAGGCATTGAGCTTGCTTATTATACAAGAGGCACGGGCGAGCCTCTTATCATGATTATGGGCTTTAAAGGGACAATGGGGGAGTGGGACCCGGCGCTTTTAGAGACACTCGAAAAAAAATATACCCTCATCTTATTTGACAATAGAGGAGCCGGTCTTTCAAGCGACTCGGTTGAAAATCATACGTCTATCTCTCAAATGGCAGATGACACGGTTCAACTAATCAAATCCTTAGGATATTCCAAAGCGCATATTCTCGGTTGGTCAATGGGCTCTCGAATCGCTATGGCCATTGCTATGAAGTACCCTGAATCTGTAGATACCCTCATTCTATCTTCCCCAAATCCAGGGGGCTCGCATATAGCTAAGAGAACCACGGATGATTTTAAAAGATTAACAAAGGCCGAATCAAAAGAAGAGATTTTATCTCTTCTTTTTCCGGATAGCGAAGAAGGCAAACTTGCAGCAAGCGAGCTTAATAAACGCTTAAAAGTGGCCGTAATGGATGGTGAAAGCCCTAATGATTTTGAAATACCTCCGAGAACCGTTGAAAGACAAAAACAAGCGATGGAAAATTGGGATCAAAATAATGAAATTTTTGATGAGCTTGCCAAGATTAACCGCCCGACCTTAGTAACAGGGGGTCTAGCAGATAGAATTGACCCAATAGAAAACGTGAGGATTGTAGCTTCTCAAATCCCTTATGCCTGGGCAGCTTATTTTCCTTTTGCGGGCCATTATTTTATTTCCCAAGACTATATTAATTTTTCAGAGCTTCTTTTTGCTTTTACCGAGGCTCATAAACAAAAAAGCGAAAATCAATTGAATAAATAG
- a CDS encoding Lpg1974 family pore-forming outer membrane protein, translating to MSLALFSAGYLQSENYYFDPYDNEAPYASPSDYETFVDDDNFVEAYDCVTQEIPIPRPSCSYSLEFKALYLQPSCSNNHYAAEIIPVPTFSPDWKIRDVDPGYDFGFELGFGMLCYKTCQATHINFAHFYSNDEDSKRANTGEVIGPIFDVGPDAFIYTRAEGRAFFHYDALSVNRGFYFNACDCFFTHLFLGLDTVYIKQNLNTYFSNLDETVTRQFKQQNSFVGIGPQIGVDFTTRFFYGFRLVGGGALSLLAGNARNHVNFYSVTPALPPLEIDPPNKQSLSIHDRTNVVAALKTNLGFAYLFRFCNYMIDLEAGYDVRVYINAIQSMEVTSESVTAPPISDTVAVNARAFHRSTSNFALAGPYIRFNVGFCF from the coding sequence ATGAGTCTCGCGCTTTTTAGTGCAGGCTATCTTCAATCGGAAAACTATTATTTTGATCCTTACGATAACGAGGCTCCCTACGCGAGTCCAAGCGATTATGAGACTTTCGTTGATGATGACAATTTTGTAGAAGCCTACGATTGCGTCACCCAAGAAATTCCAATTCCAAGACCTTCATGCAGCTATAGTCTTGAGTTTAAAGCTCTCTATTTACAACCTTCCTGCAGCAATAACCATTATGCCGCTGAAATAATTCCTGTTCCGACTTTTTCTCCGGACTGGAAAATAAGGGATGTCGACCCGGGGTATGATTTTGGTTTTGAACTTGGATTTGGAATGCTCTGCTATAAAACTTGCCAGGCCACCCATATCAATTTTGCCCATTTTTATTCGAATGATGAGGATTCAAAAAGAGCTAATACAGGTGAAGTTATTGGCCCTATTTTCGATGTGGGTCCGGATGCTTTTATTTATACAAGAGCCGAAGGAAGAGCATTTTTTCATTATGATGCTCTCTCAGTTAATAGAGGGTTTTATTTTAACGCTTGCGACTGCTTTTTCACCCATTTGTTTTTGGGGCTTGATACCGTTTATATTAAGCAGAACTTAAATACCTATTTTTCAAATTTGGATGAAACCGTAACCCGTCAATTTAAACAGCAAAATTCCTTTGTCGGAATCGGCCCTCAAATAGGGGTTGATTTCACAACCCGATTTTTTTATGGCTTTAGATTAGTTGGCGGAGGGGCTTTATCGCTTCTTGCGGGAAATGCGAGAAACCATGTTAATTTCTATTCTGTGACACCGGCGCTTCCGCCTCTTGAGATAGATCCTCCAAATAAACAATCCTTAAGCATTCATGATAGGACGAATGTGGTTGCGGCACTTAAAACAAACCTTGGTTTCGCTTATCTTTTTCGCTTCTGCAATTATATGATAGATTTGGAAGCAGGTTATGATGTGCGAGTTTACATTAACGCCATACAATCGATGGAAGTCACAAGTGAATCGGTTACAGCACCTCCAATCTCAGATACGGTGGCAGTTAATGCGAGAGCCTTTCATCGAAGTACCAGCAATTTTGCACTGGCCGGACCCTATATTAGATTTAACGTTGGGTTTTGCTTCTAA
- the cyoE gene encoding heme o synthase codes for MIKTYSMLTKPGIIFGNVVTTLGGFALASKGDIDFFKLLTTLLGLSFIIASAGVFNNYLDREADAKMERTKNRPLATGLIPNPSALAFGLWLLLIGIVILGIYTNALTLGLSLLGFFIYLVLYAFMKYRSFYGTLVGSVAGAIPPLVGYTSISNQIDMGGIFIFLLVAVWQMPHFFAISIYRLEDYKAADIPVLPLQKGLEKTKIQMFFYIIAFVFVSLMLTVSGYTGYTYASLALFLGALWLWLCFQGFSTEESKDKRWAKKMFICSLVVIFTLSLAIPFDVRAAS; via the coding sequence ATGATTAAAACTTATTCCATGTTAACAAAACCCGGGATTATTTTTGGAAATGTCGTTACTACCCTTGGCGGTTTTGCTTTAGCATCCAAAGGCGACATTGATTTTTTTAAGCTTTTGACAACTCTTTTAGGTCTCTCTTTTATCATTGCATCAGCCGGTGTCTTTAATAATTATTTGGATAGGGAGGCCGATGCAAAAATGGAAAGGACTAAAAACCGCCCTTTGGCAACTGGCCTTATCCCAAATCCTAGCGCTTTAGCTTTTGGTTTATGGCTTCTTTTAATCGGCATTGTCATTCTTGGAATTTATACAAATGCTCTAACTTTGGGGCTCTCTCTTCTTGGCTTTTTTATTTACCTCGTTCTTTATGCTTTTATGAAGTATCGCTCTTTTTATGGAACGTTAGTTGGAAGCGTTGCCGGAGCCATTCCCCCACTTGTCGGCTACACCTCTATTAGCAATCAGATTGATATGGGTGGTATTTTTATCTTTCTATTGGTGGCGGTGTGGCAAATGCCGCATTTTTTTGCGATTTCAATCTATCGGCTGGAGGATTATAAAGCCGCTGACATCCCGGTATTGCCTTTACAGAAAGGGCTTGAGAAAACAAAAATTCAAATGTTTTTTTACATTATAGCCTTTGTTTTTGTATCCCTTATGCTAACAGTAAGCGGCTACACAGGCTATACCTATGCGTCCCTTGCCCTATTTCTTGGAGCTCTCTGGCTATGGCTTTGTTTTCAGGGATTTAGTACCGAGGAATCAAAAGACAAGCGATGGGCAAAAAAAATGTTTATTTGCTCGCTTGTTGTGATTTTTACTTTATCTCTTGCTATCCCTTTTGATGTTAGAGCTGCCTCATAA
- the cyoD gene encoding cytochrome o ubiquinol oxidase subunit IV, with the protein MENEKTIKIEKEGSLVSYSIGFILSLILTFISFFLAFKNILKGEFLFLGLSILAILQASIQLFFFLHVGKEKAPYWKALVFLFMLSVTCIVVIGSLWIMYSLDYRMMEPK; encoded by the coding sequence TTGGAAAACGAGAAAACAATCAAAATTGAAAAAGAGGGGTCGTTAGTTAGCTATAGTATCGGCTTTATTCTCTCTCTTATTTTAACCTTTATTTCATTTTTTTTGGCCTTTAAAAATATTTTAAAAGGTGAATTCCTTTTTTTAGGCCTTTCAATTTTAGCCATCCTCCAAGCTTCTATCCAGTTATTTTTTTTCTTGCATGTGGGAAAGGAGAAAGCTCCTTATTGGAAGGCGCTCGTTTTTCTTTTTATGCTTTCAGTGACCTGTATAGTCGTTATCGGATCCCTTTGGATTATGTATAGTCTCGACTATAGAATGATGGAGCCCAAATGA
- the cyoC gene encoding cytochrome o ubiquinol oxidase subunit III, which yields MAIETTLENYETYDRTLFGFWTYLMTDCLLFATFFATYGVLHHNINGGPSAKEIFSLPYAFSETLILLLSSFISGLGLLSAYKRSKNQVLIFLSLTFLLGFAFLAMEGHEFSNLIQEGHTPRKSAFLSSYFTLVGTHGLHILSGLIWILVLGFQIVFQGITINTFRRLSCLTLFWHFLDVIWIFIFTIVYLMGAA from the coding sequence ATGGCTATTGAAACGACCCTTGAAAATTACGAAACCTATGATAGAACGCTATTCGGGTTTTGGACCTATCTCATGACCGATTGTCTTTTATTTGCCACTTTTTTCGCAACCTATGGTGTTTTGCATCATAATATAAATGGCGGTCCGTCTGCCAAAGAAATTTTTAGTTTACCTTATGCTTTCTCTGAGACGTTAATCCTTCTTTTAAGCAGTTTTATTTCAGGCTTGGGCTTACTTTCAGCTTATAAACGCTCAAAAAACCAAGTCCTCATTTTCTTAAGCCTCACCTTTCTTCTTGGGTTTGCATTTCTTGCCATGGAAGGTCATGAGTTTTCCAATTTAATTCAAGAAGGCCATACCCCTAGAAAAAGCGCTTTTCTATCTTCTTATTTTACTCTTGTTGGAACTCACGGTCTTCATATTCTATCGGGACTTATTTGGATTTTAGTTCTAGGATTCCAAATTGTCTTTCAAGGCATCACGATCAATACCTTTAGGCGTCTTAGCTGTCTAACTTTATTTTGGCATTTTCTTGATGTGATTTGGATTTTTATTTTTACAATTGTCTATTTGATGGGAGCGGCTTGA